The proteins below are encoded in one region of Huiozyma naganishii CBS 8797 chromosome 7, complete genome:
- the CDC4 gene encoding SCF ubiquitin ligase complex subunit CDC4 (similar to Saccharomyces cerevisiae YER066W) codes for MSHHPAKYPLRGIPVPYRYTLANYKNVLGNNSIEEGTSVTTRTHRDDSDPLAREKPGQNSTKNRGTVPLAFGRHQPREAAANERASGGMLKRARSGSTDEPLNKKQKMEFGAVKETESNAVSERSQVLSTAQVSSKTNSSSSPSSNITSALNSGDDEDDSVVASTASSAMSRPTEHGSLDGSIPDEALPLSPIASSGASTPEGKSLEDHSDNTEEDDKRPSSLIKCLNALELQNLAYSLVCQLNRSQLTDLNVLIKDNLRRDFITSLPLEISMKILMNLPFTDIVHSSLVSRSWKKQIDDTPHLWRHLLISESLVTKEGFGDYLINLRSSYPEVQNIENAFKPDFLKNFRVLKNWYNIDFVPQRTTLRGHMTSVVTCLQYEDDYVITGADDKMIRVYNAKSKKFLLELSGHEGGVWALKYDCDGIIVSGSTDRSVRVWDIKRRCCTHVFKGHTSTVRCLDIVEYNGVKYIVTGSRDNTLHVWSLDRNIYNRREDDTAPDRLPLVYDAPEDNPYFIGILRGHLASVRTVSGYGKIVISGSYDNTLMVWDIMQMKCLYILSGHSDRIYSTIYDHRRQRCISASMDSSIRIWDLKNIRKNGNCQPVSNSGIPCTRVCDSYKVLNGHTSLVGLLRLSNKFLLSAAADGSLKGWDADTYVRKFAYHHSNLGAITTFFANDNLLVSGSEGQFNIYNLRTGKLVHSDLLEDAEQIWSVNFKGQILVAAVERNNKSYIEILDFGVSGSSSTAQE; via the coding sequence ATGTCACACCACCCTGCAAAGTATCCGCTGCGCGGTATCCCCGTACCATACAGGTACACTCTCGCCAACTACAAGAATGTGTTGGGTAACAACAGCATCGAAGAGGGTACGAGTGTAACGACAAGAACGCATAGAGATGACAGTGACCCGCTGGCTAGGGAGAAACCTGGTCAAAACAGTACTAAGAATAGAGGGACCGTCCCACTTGCGTTTGGACGACATCAGCCCCGTGAAGCCGCTGCTAATGAGAGGGCCAGCGGTGGCATGTTGAAAAGAGCGCGAAGTGGGTCTACGGATGAAccgttgaacaagaagcagaagatGGAATTTGGAGCCGTGAAGGAAACAGAGTCGAACGCTGTGTCGGAGCGCTCTCAAGTGCTCTCAACAGCACAGGTATCGAGCAAAACAAATAGTTCGTCTTCCCCATCGAGTAACATAACTTCAGCTCTAAACTCTggtgacgatgaagatgactCTGTTGTCGCATCCACGGCGAGTAGCGCAATGTCAAGACCTACAGAACACGGTTCACTCGATGGTTCAATACCAGATGAAGCATTGCCGCTGTCGCCTATAGCCTCATCTGGTGCCAGCACACCGGAGGGAAAATCTTTGGAAGATCATAGTGATAACACGGAGGAAGATGACAAGAGGCCAAGCAGTCTCATTAAATGTTTAAACGCTTTGGAACTACAGAACCTCGCATACAGCCTAGTGTGCCAGTTGAATAGAAGTCAACTGACAGATCTCAATGTGCTGATCAAGGATAACTTGAGGAGAGACTTTATTACCTCTCTACCTTTGGAAATATCAATGAAGATTCTTATGAATTTGCCATTCACGGATATTGTGCACAGCTCATTGGTTTCTCGGTCCTGGAAAAAACAGATAGATGACACACCGCACCTGTGGAGGCATCTATTGATCTCAGAGAGTCTCGTGACCAAAGAGGGATTTGGGGATTATTTGATCAACCTGAGGAGCTCATATCCTGAGGTACAAAACATCGAAAATGCATTCAAACCAGATTTCCTGAAGAATTTCCGTGTTCTTAAAAACTGGTACAACATAGATTTTGTCCCACAGAGAACCACCTTGAGGGGCCACATGACCAGTGTGGTCACATGTCTGCAATATGAGGACGACTACGTGATCACAGGCGCTGACGACAAGATGATCAGGGTGTACAATGCAAAGTCCAAGAAATTTTTGCTTGAATTGAGCGGTCATGAGGGCGGTGTTTGGGCTTTGAAATACGACTGTGACGGGATCATAGTCAGTGGGTCCACTGATCGTAGTGTTCGTGTTTGGGATATCAAGCGCCGCTGCTGCACGCACGTATTCAAGGGCCACACTTCGACCGTGAGATGTTTGGATATCGTGGAGTACAACGGAGTTAAATACATTGTGACTGGATCCAGAGATAACACGTTGCACGTTTGGAGCTTGGATAGGAATATTTATAACAGAAGAGAGGATGATACTGCCCCCGATAGACTCCCGCTTGTCTATGACGCTCCGGAGGACAACCCCTATTTTATCGGTATCTTGAGAGGCCATTTGGCATCTGTCCGTACAGTTTCCGGTTACGGGAAGATTGTGATCAGTGGATCGTACGACAATACATTGATGGTATGGGACATCATGCAGATGAAATGTCTGTACATCCTATCTGGTCATTCGGATAGAATATACTCCACGATCTACGATCATCGCAGACAGCGGTGTATCTCCGCCAGCATGGATTCGTCGATCAGAATATgggatttgaagaacatcaGAAAAAATGGCAACTGTCAGCCAGTGTCGAACTCCGGGATACCGTGCACCAGAGTTTGTGACTCGTACAAAGTTTTAAACGGCCACACTTCGTTGGTCGGTTTGCTGAGACTGTCCAACAAGTTCCTATTAAGTGCTGCTGCAGACGGTTCCTTGAAGGGGTGGGACGCAGACACATATGTGCGTAAGTTTGCCTACCACCACAGCAACCTAGGCGCCATCACCACATTTTTTGCTAATGATAACCTGTTGGTAAGCGGCTCAGAGGGCCAGTTCAACATTTACAACTTGAGGACTGGGAAACTCGTACATTCAGATCTCTTGGAAGATGCGGAGCAAATATGGTCTGTCAACTTCAAGGGCCAAATCTTAGTGGCCGCAGTGGAAAGGAATAATAAGAGCTATATCGAAATTCTAGACTTCGGAGTCAGCGGGTCCAGTAGTACGGCTCAGGAGTAA
- the KNAG0G01050 gene encoding uncharacterized protein has product MNFVTFIEKATKAKRTVKARFVNLFTREEVETYELEIEHYVRPKGCTTCMGRTPYCVCDLIEKVDAGLIACDEALVSYIHEQEEIRYAMVQEQDRQCSAAIKKAVEEAEYPQPKEGCMFSSEIPSAVTALFNAPFANRGAQSRATPTENQPPPSLDPRESQAPSQVPPQVPSTSEHSKLRFQRVVARARQAKAISHPIEAQKPAPRPTETTVHSVPSGRPLSIISPNSVANTHPQGLVPPQNNVRTAPNSTDLGVAIGNDEMCEEGLDDGARRKGRNGRIGWIDRVSKDNRNGYDYALNNYGDHDPDITPRFRTIDTHDLRRWRRFRDASRAEYTRAQATIKEIKRASLEFRLRKIKGMKDTVKTRTTALYRKLFEHSPDPEEPALPTRPVDAPGCGDADGYSAAKLMFTRLLKLEEETWRKYKHSLHGSLWLDSLIAANIDGNDYRGHICDSIRTEVGNLTGLLQDKLALLGKYQEHNLTTMNNISRCLETGRQLRLTMEQAPDATSRRKAKGEYLLYKDRLMVKLHRVLDSLDMMDSRYASEVELFSRLVSEKKEVYRRLHGMDLHHGIPVRVQEKIAWLRCMEADKPSLGVRVNMKIGEVLDAFDIH; this is encoded by the coding sequence ATGAATTTTGTTACCTTCATCGAGAAAGCCACCAAGGCCAAAAGAACCGTGAAAGCACGCTTTGTGAATCTCTTCACCAGGGAAGAAGTGGAAACCTACGAACTGGAAATCGAACACTATGTCCGCCCAAAGGGCTGCACCACATGCATGGGCCGGACCCCCTACTGTGTGTGCGACCTTATCGAGAAAGTAGACGCGGGGCTGATCGCCTGCGACGAAGCTTTGGTCTCCTACATCCATGAGCAAGAGGAAATCAGGTACGCCATGGTCCAGGAGCAGGACAGACAATGCAGCGCGGCAATCAAGAAGGCTGTTGAGGAGGCAGAGTACCCTCAGCCCAAAGAGGGCTGCATGTTCAGCTCGGAGATCCCAAGCGCCGTTACGGCGCTGTTCAACGCTCCCTTCGCCAACAGGGGCGCCCAGTCCCGTGCCACCCCAACCGAGAACCAGCCACCGCCATCCCTAGATCCAAGGGAATCACAGGCCCCATCACAGGTTCCACCACAGGTCCCATCCACAAGCGAGCACTCTAAATTGAGGTTCCAGCGCGTTGTCGCAAGAGCCCGCCAAGCAAAAGCCATTTCTCATCCGATAGAAGCCCAGAAACCGGCACCACGCCCCACAGAAACCACTGTACACTCGGTTCCTAGTGGCAGACCCCTCTCCATCATCTCTCCCAATTCCGTTGCGAACACCCACCCCCAAGGGTTAGTACCTCCGCAAAACAACGTCCGCACTGCCCCCAACAGTACAGACCTTGGAGTAGCTATAGGAAACGATGAGATGTGCGAGGAGGGTCTTGACGACGGTGCCCGTAGAAAAGGCAGAAACGGCAGGATCGGCTGGATTGACAGGGTCTCCAAAGACAACAGGAACGGCTACGACTATGCCTTGAACAACTACGGCGACCACGACCCGGACATCACTCCAAGGTTCAGAACCATAGACACACACGACCTTCGCCGCTGGAGAAGGTTCAGGGACGCTTCGCGCGCAGAGTACACCAGGGCGCAAGCAACCATCAAGGAAATCAAACGGGCCTCACTGGAATTCCGGCTGCGGAAGATCAAAGGCATGAAGGACACAGTGAAGACAAGGACAACAGCACTGTACCGGAAGCTGTTCGAACACAGCCCGGACCCTGAGGAGCCCGCGCTCCCTACTCGTCCTGTCGACGCCCCGGGATGCGGTGATGCGGATGGATATAGTGCCGCAAAGCTGATGTTCACACGTCTTTTGAagctcgaagaagagacgtGGCGCAAGTACAAACACAGCCTGCACGGCTCACTGTGGCTAGACTCTCTGATTGCAGCGAATATAGACGGCAACGACTACCGCGGTCATATCTGCGATAGCATCAGAACCGAAGTCGGCAATCTGACAGGCCTGCTGCAAGACAAGCTGGCCCTCCTAGGAAAGTATCAAGAACACAACCTCACCACGATGAACAACATCAGCCGGTGTCTCGAGACCGGACGCCAATTAAGACTCACCATGGAGCAGGCCCCCGATGCAACGTCTAGAAGAAAGGCGAAAGGGGAGTACCTGCTCTACAAGGACAGGCTGATGGTGAAACTGCATCGTGTGCTGGACTCCCTCGACATGATGGACAGCAGGTACGCCAGCGAGGTCGAGCTCTTCTCGCGGCTGGTCTCCGAGAAAAAGGAGGTGTACCGGCGATTACATGGAATGGACTTGCACCACGGCATTCCCGTGAGAGTCCAGGAGAAGATCGCCTGGCTCCGCTGCATGGAGGCTGATAAACCCAGCCTAGGAGTAAGAGTCAACATGAAGATTGGCGAGGTATTGGACGCGTTCGACATCCACTAA
- the KNAG0G01090 gene encoding uncharacterized protein gives MHITSSEQKLFGYGPFKAYPMIATDQRRSINARLVVFGFIIATCSVVTFLLGVNVVIRYRTINTFDRVGTIRKILSIVCSVAAIYVLVRVVAWFFEIWTLDRSRPGYDSLFNADYGDDTPIEMSSFEVGPSSI, from the coding sequence ATGCACATCACATCTAGCGaacagaaactgtttgGATATGGCCCCTTCAAAGCCTACCCAATGATCGCAACAGATCAGAGAAGGTCTATTAATGCAAGGTTGGTTGTCTTTGGCTTCATAATTGCAACTTGTTCCGTGGTAACGTTTCTTTTGGGAGTCAATGTTGTGATACGGTACAGGACGATTAATACATTTGACAGGGTTGGGACGATAAGGAAGATACTTTCGATTGTCTGCAGCGTCGCCGCAATCTACGTTCTTGTTCGAGTGGTAGCTTGGTTTTTCGAAATATGGACCTTGGACAGGAGTCGTCCAGGATATGATTCCCTATTTAATGCTGATTATGGCGACGATACCCCGATTGAAATGAGTTCATTCGAAGTGGGTCCAAGCTCTATTTAA
- the KNAG0G01100 gene encoding uncharacterized protein: MNFVTFIEKATKAKRTVKARFVNLFTREEVETYELEIKHYVRPKGCTTCMGRTPYCVCDLIEKVDAGLIACDEALVSYIHEQEEIRYAMVQEQDRQCSAAIKKAVEEAEYPQPKEGCMFSSEIPSAVTALFNAPFANRGAQSRAAPTENQPPPSLDPRESQAPSQVPPQVPSTSEHSKLRFQRVVARARQAKAISHPIEAQKPAPRPTETTVHSVPSGRPLSIISPNSVANTHPQGLVPPQNNVRTAPNSTDLGVAIGNDEMCEEGLDDGARRKGRNGRIGWIDRVSKDNRNGYDYALNNYGDHDPDITPRFRTIDTHDLRRWRRFRDASRAEYTRAQATIKEIKRASLEFRLRKIKGMKDTVKTRTTALYRKLFEHSPDPEEPALPTRPVDAPGCGDADGYSAAKLMFTRLLKLEEETWRKYKHSLHGSLWLDSLIAANIDGNDYRGHICDSIRTEVGNLTGLLQDKLALLGKYQEHNLTTMNNISRCLETGRQLRLTMEQAPDATSRRKAKGEYLLYKDRLMVKLHRVLDSLDMMDSRYASEVELFSRLVSEKKEVYRRLHGMDLRHGIPVRVQEKIAWLRCMEADKPSLGVRVNMKIGEVLDAFDIH, translated from the coding sequence ATGAATTTTGTTACCTTCATCGAGAAAGCCACCAAGGCCAAAAGAACCGTGAAAGCACGCTTTGTGAATCTCTTCACCAGGGAAGAAGTGGAAACCTACGAACTGGAAATCAAACACTATGTCCGCCCAAAGGGCTGCACCACATGCATGGGCCGGACCCCCTACTGTGTGTGCGACCTTATCGAGAAAGTAGACGCGGGGCTGATCGCCTGCGACGAAGCTTTGGTCTCCTACATCCATGAGCAAGAGGAAATCAGGTACGCCATGGTCCAGGAGCAGGACAGACAATGCAGCGCGGCAATCAAGAAGGCTGTTGAGGAGGCAGAGTACCCTCAACCCAAAGAGGGCTGCATGTTCAGCTCGGAGATCCCAAGCGCCGTTACGGCGCTGTTCAACGCTCCCTTCGCCAACAGGGGCGCCCAGTCCCGTGCCGCCCCAACTGAGAACCAGCCACCGCCATCCCTAGATCCAAGGGAATCACAGGCCCCATCACAGGTTCCACCACAGGTCCCATCCACAAGCGAGCACTCTAAATTGAGGTTCCAGCGCGTTGTCGCAAGAGCCCGCCAAGCAAAAGCCATTTCTCATCCGATAGAAGCCCAGAAACCGGCACCACGCCCCACAGAAACCACTGTACACTCGGTTCCTAGTGGCAGACCCCTCTCCATCATCTCTCCCAATTCCGTTGCGAACACCCACCCCCAAGGGTTAGTACCTCCGCAAAACAACGTCCGCACTGCCCCCAACAGTACAGACCTTGGAGTAGCTATAGGAAACGATGAGATGTGCGAGGAGGGTCTTGACGACGGTGCCCGTAGAAAAGGCAGAAACGGCAGGATCGGCTGGATTGACAGGGTCTCCAAAGACAACAGGAACGGCTACGACTATGCCTTGAACAACTACGGCGACCACGACCCGGACATCACTCCAAGGTTCAGAACCATAGACACACACGACCTTCGCCGCTGGAGAAGGTTCAGGGACGCTTCGCGCGCAGAGTACACCAGGGCGCAAGCAACCATCAAGGAAATCAAACGGGCCTCACTGGAATTCCGGCTGCGGAAGATCAAAGGCATGAAGGACACAGTGAAGACAAGGACAACAGCACTGTACCGGAAGCTGTTCGAACACAGCCCGGACCCTGAGGAGCCCGCGCTCCCTACTCGTCCTGTCGACGCCCCGGGATGCGGTGATGCGGATGGATATAGTGCCGCAAAGCTGATGTTCACACGTCTTTTGAagctcgaagaagagacgtGGCGCAAGTACAAACACAGCCTGCACGGCTCACTGTGGCTAGACTCTCTGATTGCAGCGAATATAGACGGCAACGACTACCGCGGTCATATCTGCGATAGCATCAGAACCGAAGTCGGCAATCTGACAGGCCTGCTGCAAGACAAGCTGGCCCTCCTAGGAAAGTATCAAGAACACAACCTCACCACGATGAACAACATCAGCCGGTGTCTCGAGACCGGACGCCAATTAAGACTCACCATGGAGCAGGCCCCCGATGCAACGTCTAGAAGAAAGGCGAAAGGGGAGTACCTGCTCTACAAGGACAGGCTGATGGTGAAACTGCATCGTGTGCTGGACTCCCTCGACATGATGGACAGCAGGTACGCCAGCGAGGTCGAGCTCTTCTCGCGGCTGGTCTCCGAGAAAAAGGAGGTGTACCGGCGATTACATGGAATGGACTTGCGCCACGGCATTCCCGTGAGAGTCCAGGAGAAGATCGCCTGGCTCCGCTGCATGGAGGCTGATAAACCCAGCCTAGGAGTAAGAGTCAACATGAAGATTGGCGAGGTATTGGACGCGTTCGACATCCACTAA
- the KNAG0G01070 gene encoding alpha-mannosyltransferase, which yields MILSRSLRWRRQNARRVLLLALLGLLIVYLSHDNTPGRNATRPVIAGDYDNATSPYHGFFQGSTFKNDIGSKDSENILSNIRSASPQSPFALIAKHVGEDKFRRMAKSKKCQLLMKTVLEQGSGLDQSTLPISVEIMRIYAYCFLGDDPLYPWDMLDESTPEETLATTTRFTKLVFPFLETGDFDTQILWPLVYDLSQKGEYLEDLLLSVPELDGVIIQNNFNFWINWSQAASGRGVVITMGDNDVDMFGRLVRVLENLENDIPIQVVTTGKEMKPQFIQQLREYTVQTGQRIQLVDSSPMLDRLYVAFKITRFLNKWVATIFNTFEEAILIDVDSIPFVPLSTFFEIESYKTTGIYMYRDRDIKHEHAPEKCIADFRNLEPSVQETDLIGTSLRFDLSQSNDLQRQQQNGESITIEEVIYKNFFHNYNLHQVDSGLVVINKHKQLHSLLLAFQLHLSGVFEKCVHGDKEFFWLGPLLSGVDYTIDPLGSSVIGQFYEDNGKTGICAPQMSHLNDFDQLMWTNGGLKICKFKGAAANDFDKYPDFFTNRYSTVDNLDSIYNSPLAIEGAIVPDPESLPWMQTRECQQFRFCAYAVSDESGGNTVGKRVIFNPVDAAKYNEISFVWNNPAFVS from the coding sequence ATGATTTTGTCCCGTTCTTTGCGATGGAGAAGGCAAAATGCGAGACGGGTACTGCTTCTTGCGCTTCTCGGACTGCTCATTGTATATTTATCACATGACAACACGCCGGGCCGCAATGCCACTAGACCTGTCATTGCTGGGGACTATGATAATGCAACATCGCCGTACCATGGGTTTTTCCAAGGGAGTACCTTCAAGAATGATATTGGTTCGAAGGATTCTGAAAATATCTTGTCGAACATCAGATCAGCGAGTCCTCAATCACCGTTTGCCCTCATTGCCAAGCATGTAGGTGAGGACAAATTCCGTCGTATGGCcaaatcgaagaaatgCCAATTGTTAATGAAGACCGTGCTGGAACAGGGCTCGGGACTGGACCAGAGTACATTACCTATATCTGTCGAAATCATGAGAATATACGCTTACTGCTTTCTTGGGGACGATCCACTTTACCCCTGGGACATGCTTGACGAAAGTACACCAGAAGAGACGCTCGCCACTACAACCCGATTCACCAAACTGGTCTTCCCCTTTCTTGAGACAGGTGACTTCGATACTCAAATATTATGGCCGCTTGTATACGATCTTTCTCAAAAGGGTGAGTATCTAGAGGATTTACTTTTGTCTGTCCCCGAGTTAGACGGGGTGATTATACAaaacaacttcaatttctggATCAATTGGTCGCAAGCTGCCTCTGGGAGAGGTGTGGTAATTACCATGGGAGACAACGATGTAGATATGTTCGGGAGACTTGTACGTGTTCTTGAGAATTTGGAGAACGATATCCCGATCCAAGTGGTCACCACCGGTAAAGAGATGAAACCCCAATTTATCCAGCAATTACGCGAGTACACTGTGCAGACAGGTCAACGTATCCAACTTGTTGACTCTTCCCCGATGCTGGACAGACTGTACGTGGCCTTTAAGATCACAaggttcttgaacaagtGGGTTGCCACcatcttcaacactttTGAGGAGGCCATCTTGATAGATGTCGACAGTATCCCCTTCGTGCCGCTGTCCACGTTCTTCGAGATCGAGAGTTACAAAACAACTGGCATATACATGTACAGAGACCGGGATATAAAGCACGAGCATGCGCCGGAAAAATGTATAGCTGATTTCCGGAATCTGGAGCCCTCTGTTCAAGAGACGGATTTGATTGGTACATCGTTACGGTTTGATCTCTCTCAGAGCAACGACTTGCAaagacagcagcagaacGGTGAGAGTATTACGATAGAGGAGGTCATTTACAAGAATTTTTTCCACAACTACAACCTACACCAAGTAGACAGTGGTCTTGTGGTCATCAACAAGCACAAGCAGTTACACTCGTTACTTCTAGCATTCCAATTACATTTGAGCGgtgtctttgaaaaatgtgtCCATGGGGACAAAGAGTTTTTCTGGTTGGGTCCTTTACTCTCCGGTGTCGACTACACGATTGACCCACTTGGTAGCAGTGTCATTGGCCAGTTTTATGAGGACAACGGGAAAACGGGTATCTGTGCACCCCAAATGTCTCACTTGAACGattttgatcaattgaTGTGGACCAACGGGGGGCTTAAAATTTGTAAGTTTAAGGGAGCCGCAGCCAACGATTTTGACAAATATCCTGATTTCTTCACGAACAGGTACAGTACTGTTGACAATCTAGACTCGATATACAATTCCCCGCTGGCCATTGAGGGAGCAATTGTACCGGACCCAGAGTCCTTGCCCTGGATGCAGACAAGAGAGTGTCAACAGTTCCGTTTTTGCGCGTATGCTGTTAGTGACGAATCTGGCGGGAATACTGTTGGGAAGCGCGTTATATTCAACCCTGTTGATGCCGCCAAGTACAATGAAATTTCGTTTGTATGGAATAATCCAGCTTTTGTTTCGTAA
- the KNAG0G01060 gene encoding alpha-mannosyltransferase (similar to Saccharomyces cerevisiae MNT3 (YIL014W); ancestral locus Anc_7.123) → MMFGVPPNVIAYRWLRFKTRKLALLVLLICTIAVTLYSTNLVQQTQLLQEGALQWSNRTFFPASTEVSSKVAFVNDKDYKMKFPDNVDLEHFPLAKPISTFHLTKKMLRVLKTGAGRHYGTGFLKFFGHKAHNKGKKNTHLNHQMTHVWRGLSRRQQCAHLINGLYYNSLWTNEDIMRNYENEGLGRMVFQMMAERLRVYDYCFLQESEDLNVVFATEPLLSSEYTVEDFNVRMFPFLQFSDDKLMWPDVIDVSEGVVLPPPNIEDMSIRDFNANFWANWAQYSEGKGIVLTMRESDSGMFYKQLNTFKELGNKLPIQVVTTGKEATNKFVETLGKLAKKTEQKIYLVDVSKLLKPDFVQDKIINFLNKWIATIFNTFEEEVFIDVDAISYVPMQDYFQTENYKDTGILMFRDRTLLQENTFKRCTDLLIEAEPTKEEVRLIGSRQMFDSLWLKKNDDVPDKELMSTEAEVYRNFYERLKLHHVDSGLIAIHKKYKLTGVLMSFFFNLDARLSSCVYGDKELFWLGQLVAGERFAINQMEGGILGAVSEEVVTEDDGKSKKVNYNICSTQIAHIDENNKLLWSNGGLRTCKFLNSAGSDFQSNEEYFASRYGDAETLQRVYDSPLPIDGVIIPDAQRDPWIQIKECANYVYCAFARTDSSGKLIGDGYLATFEDADRREYNEISKIWNNAELES, encoded by the coding sequence ATGATGTTTGGAGTCCCGCCGAACGTGATCGCGTACCGGTGGTTGCGGTTCAAAACGAGGAAACTGGCATTGTTGGTGTTGCTTATATGTACCATTGCAGTGACGCTGTACAGTACAAACCTCGTGCAACAGACACAGTTGCTACAGGAGGGCGCGCTTCAGTGGAGCAATAGGACGTTTTTCCCAGCGTCTACAGAGGTATCGTCTAAAGTCGCGTTTGTAAACGATAAAGATTATAAGATGAAGTTTCCAGATAATGTGGATCTCGAACATTTCCCTTTGGCAAAACCAATCTCAACTTTCCATTTGACTAAAAAAATGCTACGAGTGCTCAAGACTGGAGCTGGGAGACATTATGGTACTGGATTTCTCAAGTTTTTTGGACATAAGGCACACAATAAGGGCAAGAAAAATACACACCTAAACCATCAGATGACTCACGTCTGGAGAGGTCTCAGTAGGAGGCAACAGTGTGCGCATCTGATCAATGGGTTGTACTACAACAGTCTGTGGACCAACGAGGATATTATGCGGAATTACGAGAATGAAGGACTGGGGAGGATGGTGTTCCAAATGATGGCTGAACGGTTGCGTGTCTATGATTACTGTTTCTTACAGGAGAGTGAGGACTTGAACGTTGTGTTCGCTACAGAGCCGCTTCTCTCAAGTGAGTACACAGTGGAGGACTTCAACGTAAGGATGTTTCCCTTCTTGCAGTTCTCGGACGATAAGTTGATGTGGCCCGATGTGATCGATGTTTCGGAAGGTGTAGTGTTACCACCGCCCAATATTGAGGACATGTCGATTCGTGACTTTAACGCGAATTTCTGGGCTAATTGGGCACAGTATAGTGAGGGGAAAGGTATAGTCTTGACAATGAGGGAGAGCGATTCGGGCATGTTTTATAAACagttgaacactttcaaagaattgggGAACAAATTGCCAATACAGGTCGTTACCACAGGTAAAGAGGCCACTAATAAATTTGTTGAAACGTTGGGGAAACTGGCAAAGAAgactgaacaaaaaatttacCTTGTAGATGTCTCTAAACTCTTAAAGCCAGATTTCGTACAGGATAAGAtcatcaatttcttgaataAATGGATTGCCACAATCTTCAACACTTTTGAGGAGGAAGTGTTCATCGATGTCGATGCCATCTCATACGTGCCAATGCAGGATTATTTCCAGACTGAAAATTACAAGGATACAGGGATCTTGATGTTCAGGGACAGAACGTTACTCCAAGAAAATACTTTCAAAAGGTGCACTGACTTGTTGATCGAAGCAGAACCCACAAAGGAGGAGGTAAGACTCATTGGGTCCAGACAGATGTTTGATTCACTgtggttgaagaagaacgacgaTGTGCCCGATAAAGAACTCATGTCCACTGAAGCAGAGGTTTACCGTAACTTTTACGAAAGACTGAAATTGCACCACGTTGACAGTGGACTGATTGCAATCCACAAGAAATACAAACTGACTGGGGTGTTGatgtccttctttttcaaccTAGATGCAAGATTGAGCAGCTGTGTTTACGGTGACAAGGAGTTGTTCTGGCTTGGACAGTTAGTCGCTGGTGAGAGATTCGCTATAAACCAAATGGAGGGTGGTATTTTGGGCGCTGTATCCGAAGAAGTCGTTACTGAAGATGATGGCAAATCGAAGAAGGTAAACTACAACATTTGTAGTACACAAATCGCACACATCGATGAAAATAATAAACTGTTGTGGTCCAATGGTGGTCTAAGGACTTgcaaatttttgaactctGCAGGAAGTGATTTCCAATCCAATGAAGAATATTTTGCTAGCAGGTATGGTGATGCGGAAACGCTGCAGAGAGTTTATGATTCGCCGCTACCGATAGATGGTGTCATAATACCAGATGCCCAAAGGGATCCCTGGATACAAATTAAAGAATGCGCGAATTACGTCTACTGTGCGTTTGCAAGGACGGACAGTTCAGGGAAATTGATTGGTGATGGCTATCTGGCAACTTTTGAGGACGCAGATAGACGAGAGTATAAcgaaatttcaaagatatgGAATAATGCGGAACTAGAATCGTGA